The following proteins come from a genomic window of Nitrospira sp.:
- a CDS encoding PBP1A family penicillin-binding protein, with the protein MSIPTSDRSVSWARRFLLLVLIVCGVAVALVGGYVVFLSTSLALPKSDEHPPLLIYGAPFFLTPGLHVVDSGLLDHLQRLEYKPATTAPRVAGEYFSAKDSIEIFLHAQAANRLPARSVRLRLADGIVAEVSSVSDGHPLSLVSLEPVLISGMRSGSRQVREWIPLNRVPPTLIQALLTIEDRRFFSHFGVDPIAIGRAFWVNLTRGVLVQGGSTLTQQLAKNLYYSPKRTIGRKLREVMAAMALEFKYRKEEILESYVNEIYLGQAGPVSIYGVREAAHRYFSKDLDDLSIDEIALIVGLIKGPNAYSPVKSVESATARRNVVLRRLKEEGILTGDAVAQAMTQPVKVMLNQDILTDAPYFVDHLLREIEQGMGMDIPDGARIYSTLDPRAQRIVARVLHDGLTKLENSYPALAGVEPPLQGAAVVLDVKTGHVRAMVGGRNYQLSQFNRAVQAHRSAGSLFKPFVYLAGFEAARDHGTAGLTPATLLVDEPVTLESGTGSWSPQNYDRQYRGPVTVRTALEQSLNVPAVRTAHRTGITALTSLLHAFGVTTPVADDLSLALGSSSVSLLQITSAYAGLANGGVVIHPVALSNMVGEEGETIWSPPLDRRQAASPQGTFLVTSLLKGVVDHGTGAKARVLGVHGPVAGKTGTTDGYRDAWFIGYTPDMAIGVWVGFDDERALKLTGALAALPIWSELALRLIPRDSPDFEAPVGVIQRKIDPKSGQLATSQCPEKRVEFFIAGTEPTVYCEVHGGGLWERMKQTFGVSQ; encoded by the coding sequence ATGTCGATTCCAACGTCTGATCGGTCCGTCTCGTGGGCGAGGCGCTTTCTCCTACTGGTCCTGATCGTCTGTGGAGTGGCGGTCGCGCTCGTGGGCGGGTATGTTGTCTTTCTTTCAACCAGTTTGGCTCTGCCCAAAAGCGATGAGCATCCGCCGCTGTTGATCTATGGCGCTCCGTTTTTTCTGACGCCGGGGCTTCATGTTGTCGATTCAGGATTGCTCGACCACCTGCAACGATTGGAGTACAAGCCGGCCACGACAGCACCGCGGGTTGCCGGTGAGTATTTCTCTGCCAAGGACTCCATCGAGATTTTCCTTCATGCTCAGGCGGCGAACCGACTTCCTGCACGATCGGTCCGTTTGAGATTGGCCGACGGGATTGTCGCTGAGGTGTCGTCCGTGTCCGATGGGCATCCACTGTCTTTGGTCTCGCTCGAGCCGGTGTTGATCAGCGGAATGCGTTCCGGTTCCAGGCAGGTCCGGGAATGGATTCCCCTGAACCGTGTCCCTCCCACCCTGATTCAGGCGCTGTTGACTATCGAGGATCGTCGATTTTTTTCCCACTTCGGGGTTGACCCCATCGCGATCGGACGAGCATTTTGGGTCAATCTGACTCGCGGCGTCCTTGTGCAGGGAGGCAGCACGCTCACTCAACAATTGGCCAAGAACCTCTACTATTCTCCCAAGCGAACCATTGGGCGGAAACTTCGGGAAGTGATGGCTGCGATGGCGCTTGAATTCAAGTATCGGAAAGAAGAGATTCTAGAGAGCTATGTGAATGAGATCTATCTCGGCCAAGCCGGACCGGTTTCGATCTACGGTGTGAGAGAGGCTGCTCATCGCTATTTCAGCAAGGATCTTGACGACCTATCGATCGATGAAATCGCGCTGATCGTTGGATTGATCAAGGGACCCAATGCCTATTCTCCCGTCAAAAGCGTTGAGTCTGCCACGGCGCGTCGCAATGTGGTGCTTCGCCGACTGAAGGAAGAGGGGATCTTGACGGGGGACGCCGTGGCGCAGGCCATGACTCAGCCGGTCAAGGTCATGTTGAATCAGGATATTCTCACCGATGCGCCGTACTTTGTCGATCACCTGCTCAGAGAAATCGAGCAGGGGATGGGCATGGATATCCCAGATGGGGCGCGAATCTATTCGACCCTTGATCCAAGGGCTCAACGAATCGTCGCACGGGTGTTACACGATGGATTGACGAAACTCGAGAACAGCTATCCGGCCTTGGCTGGAGTCGAGCCTCCGCTTCAGGGGGCAGCGGTTGTCCTGGATGTCAAGACCGGTCACGTGCGTGCGATGGTCGGCGGTCGTAACTATCAGCTGAGCCAATTCAACCGTGCGGTACAGGCGCATCGATCGGCTGGGTCTCTTTTTAAACCATTTGTATACCTGGCCGGATTTGAGGCAGCCCGTGACCACGGTACGGCCGGACTGACTCCGGCAACATTACTGGTGGATGAGCCGGTGACCTTGGAATCCGGCACAGGGTCCTGGTCACCTCAGAATTATGATCGGCAGTATCGAGGGCCGGTGACGGTCCGAACGGCACTTGAGCAGTCCTTGAACGTTCCCGCCGTTCGGACGGCACATCGAACTGGGATTACGGCGCTCACGAGTCTGCTGCACGCGTTCGGAGTCACGACACCGGTGGCGGATGATTTGTCCCTGGCGTTGGGGAGTTCTTCAGTCTCGTTGCTTCAGATCACGTCCGCCTACGCCGGGCTTGCCAATGGAGGTGTGGTTATCCATCCGGTCGCGCTGTCCAATATGGTGGGCGAAGAAGGAGAGACCATCTGGAGTCCCCCGCTCGATCGGCGTCAGGCGGCAAGCCCACAAGGGACATTTCTCGTGACGTCGTTGTTGAAAGGGGTGGTGGACCATGGCACTGGAGCTAAAGCTAGAGTGTTGGGAGTGCATGGTCCGGTGGCAGGCAAAACCGGGACAACTGATGGGTATCGAGATGCCTGGTTCATCGGCTATACCCCGGATATGGCGATCGGTGTGTGGGTTGGTTTTGACGATGAACGCGCCCTGAAGTTGACCGGCGCCCTGGCTGCCCTTCCGATATGGAGCGAGTTGGCGCTTCGGCTCATTCCACGTGATTCTCCTGATTTTGAGGCGCCCGTTGGGGTTATTCAGCGGAAGATTGATCCCAAAAGCGGACAACTCGCGACGTCGCAATGTCCGGAGAAGCGAGTTGAGTTCTTCATCGCTGGAACGGAGCCGACGGTCTATTGCGAAGTGCATGGAGGCGGGCTCTGGGAACGGATGAAGCAGACGTTTGGTGTATCGCAATAG
- a CDS encoding polymer-forming cytoskeletal protein, whose amino-acid sequence MKKTGSVDDGNITLLAKGVELKGEIKVDGTVRIDGRLEGDVYTKGQVIVGEDGVVKGAIHADSLISSGRIKATVTATGKIQLLKTAILIGEVHCPMMLMEEGAKFQGVSDMGVTGWPEEAPRVPNNVRDMNAHRGKAVALIGREVDL is encoded by the coding sequence ATGAAAAAGACCGGGTCTGTCGACGATGGCAATATTACGCTGTTGGCAAAAGGTGTTGAGCTCAAAGGGGAAATTAAAGTCGATGGTACGGTGCGGATCGATGGGCGACTCGAAGGGGATGTGTACACGAAGGGGCAAGTCATCGTCGGGGAAGATGGAGTGGTGAAGGGAGCTATCCACGCCGATTCGCTGATCAGCAGTGGACGTATCAAAGCCACGGTCACGGCAACCGGGAAGATCCAGCTCCTCAAAACCGCGATTTTGATCGGCGAAGTCCATTGTCCGATGATGCTGATGGAAGAAGGCGCGAAATTTCAGGGGGTCAGCGATATGGGGGTCACAGGCTGGCCAGAAGAAGCCCCTCGAGTCCCGAATAATGTTCGCGACATGAATGCGCATCGTGGGAAAGCGGTTGCGTTGATCGGACGGGAAGTCGACCTGTAA
- a CDS encoding AI-2E family transporter, translating into MTRQQIFSIVFFSLLVLLLYQIGLMFKPFVFSALWAGLLAHWAFPMHVRLAKWFGGKDALSAALLTVGALGVVVVPLVAMGVMLVREAGAAEQEIRAWISAGGLQRLPDQVAGIPLVGGWLKAAVSGTGSPTVSLEQSLVGGVTELGQFLVGGMGGLLKNTFALVTNFFIMLLVLFFLFKDGQQWLTVLYDLIPMEESHKSRILIRLDQTIRAVVKGMLVTAIVQGLLSGMAYWALDVPFPVGLTALTTVLAPIPFGGTGLVWGPVALYLFWVGASGKALIMLVWGIGVVSMVDQFLRPWLIGQDVQIPVLLLVLSVLGGLALYGLLGLFVGPILISLLMTAVQIYREEYHLKPPAVSMNPSTPS; encoded by the coding sequence ATGACTCGACAACAGATCTTTTCCATCGTGTTTTTTTCCCTTCTGGTCTTGCTGCTCTACCAAATCGGGTTGATGTTCAAACCATTTGTCTTTTCAGCCCTGTGGGCCGGTCTGTTGGCGCATTGGGCCTTCCCCATGCATGTCCGGCTAGCCAAGTGGTTCGGTGGGAAGGACGCGCTCTCTGCCGCTCTGCTGACCGTCGGCGCGCTGGGGGTTGTTGTTGTGCCGTTAGTTGCCATGGGGGTGATGTTGGTGCGGGAAGCCGGGGCAGCGGAGCAGGAGATCCGAGCATGGATCTCAGCCGGCGGGCTCCAGCGATTGCCGGATCAAGTGGCCGGCATCCCGTTGGTGGGAGGTTGGTTGAAGGCGGCGGTATCCGGGACCGGCAGTCCCACCGTGTCATTGGAACAGTCGCTCGTCGGTGGAGTCACGGAATTGGGTCAGTTTTTGGTCGGAGGAATGGGAGGCTTGCTGAAGAACACCTTCGCGCTGGTGACGAATTTCTTCATTATGCTGTTGGTGTTATTTTTTCTCTTCAAAGACGGTCAGCAGTGGCTCACCGTCTTATACGATTTGATTCCGATGGAGGAGTCGCACAAGTCCAGAATCCTGATCCGGCTGGATCAAACGATTCGGGCGGTGGTGAAAGGGATGCTGGTCACGGCGATCGTTCAAGGGCTTTTGTCTGGGATGGCTTACTGGGCGCTCGATGTGCCGTTTCCGGTGGGACTGACCGCGTTGACGACCGTGTTGGCGCCGATCCCGTTCGGCGGAACGGGACTGGTGTGGGGACCCGTGGCGCTCTACCTATTCTGGGTGGGTGCGAGCGGGAAAGCGCTGATTATGCTGGTGTGGGGAATTGGCGTCGTGTCGATGGTCGACCAGTTCCTACGCCCGTGGTTGATCGGCCAAGATGTGCAGATTCCCGTGTTGCTCCTCGTGCTCAGCGTGTTGGGCGGGTTGGCGCTGTACGGGTTGCTTGGACTGTTCGTCGGCCCGATCCTTATCAGCCTGCTGATGACAGCGGTGCAGATCTATCGAGAGGAGTACCACCTCAAGCCACCGGCCGTTTCTATGAACCCATCCACGCCTTCGTAA
- a CDS encoding DUF3365 domain-containing protein has translation MDTVRVTFRAATIALFVGGLWGVTSLDAAKENPPIGSISPERVADYVYAILEADRTIYTTHIVNRMQEKGIVAATEHWEQDSTLLLPAQFLQHSGRLVAESGRGIRYRLIGFSPIYQRNAPATEFERKALEGLRRQPDRPITGVVSSGKKQYFQAIYADRAVSSACILCHNSHPLSPKQDFKLNDVMGGIAITIPLE, from the coding sequence ATGGACACCGTCCGCGTCACGTTCCGAGCCGCAACCATCGCACTCTTCGTAGGGGGACTCTGGGGCGTGACGTCTCTTGACGCAGCCAAGGAGAACCCACCCATCGGCAGCATCTCTCCGGAGAGAGTCGCCGATTACGTATATGCCATCCTGGAGGCCGACCGGACGATCTATACGACCCACATCGTCAACCGCATGCAGGAGAAAGGTATCGTCGCTGCGACCGAACATTGGGAGCAGGACAGCACACTCCTGCTGCCGGCTCAGTTTCTTCAACATTCAGGCCGGTTGGTCGCCGAGAGTGGGCGGGGCATCCGCTACAGACTGATCGGGTTCTCTCCGATCTATCAACGCAACGCGCCTGCGACCGAGTTTGAACGCAAAGCGCTGGAGGGGCTCAGGCGACAGCCTGACCGGCCAATTACCGGAGTGGTGTCAAGCGGCAAGAAGCAGTACTTCCAAGCCATCTATGCAGACCGTGCCGTCTCATCTGCCTGCATCCTGTGCCACAACAGTCATCCGTTAAGCCCGAAGCAGGACTTCAAGTTGAATGATGTGATGGGTGGGATCGCCATTACAATTCCGCTGGAGTAG